Within the Sulfurihydrogenibium sp. genome, the region TTACAGGTGTGCTGTTTACTATTTTGTAAAAGCCATTTAATACAACTTTATTATTTGATATATCGGCAGTATAAACTACATCCCAGCTAAATCCATTTATTGGATAAATCAAATTTATTCCGGCTGAAACAGGTTTATCTGAGTTTAGCTTTATCGTTACTCTTGGTGCTTGAATATCTTGCCACTTTAAAGAAGATGAAAGTCTGTTTGGAAAGGTTGGTAAAGTTGTTACTACTACGCCGTTTTTTGTATCCAAGGTTATAAAATTATCTTTTACAGATATGACTGTTCCACGTATTACTCTTCCGTCTCCTTCAATAGATATGGTTTTCCCAATAAGATTTTCTATAAAGTTTTCTTTTGTTGGTTCTACCATGTATCCGGATATTTTTACACTGCTATCTGATGGCTTTATAACCAAATCATCAGTGTTAGCCATTGGTAAAAGCTGAATTGGCCCAATAATCGTCTCGCCTTGTGCTAATAAAAACTGTGAATACTGAATATAGGTAGATGCGCCCTTTTTATTTACTATCAAACTGTCTGCAAATGAAAAGCTAAATAAAAATAAAATTATAGCACTGATTTTCTTAAGCATTTAAACTCCTTTGTTGATTTTGGTAAAAAATATTATATAACAGATGGAGACTATTCCAAGAATCTACACGCTCATTCTACAGCTAGTGAAAAATCTCTGCTTTTTAACTATTACTTGCTCACTAATGGCAATTCATGAACATCTCTACTTATTTACTTTCTATGAATTAAAAAAGAAGATCTTTTCCGGACTAAACTCTGCTGTATGACTGGACTGAAACTGTTCCAAAAATCTACACTGTCATTCTGCAACCGGCGAAGAATTTCCTGTTTTTCTTTTCAAATTAAAAAATCAGAAGAGGAGATCCTTCGGCCTAACGGCCTTGGGATGGCAAGGAAAAGTGAATTTACAGAATTTTGGAACGCTCTTATGACTGTATTTTATTTCCAAATTCTGTAATGGTAATTTAAATTTGTTTTTTATTTTTCAGCAAAACCTTTATATTTCTAAACTTATGCTAAAATATAACCTACATTTTTTTAAAAGGAGGGTTAAATGGAATATCACATCAAGGATATTAATCTTGCAGATAAAGGTCTTTTGAGAATACAATGGGCTGAAAAAGATATGCCTGTTTTAAGACAGATCAGAGAAAGATTTTCAAAAGAAAAGCCTTTAAAAGGTTTAACGATAGGAGCTTGTCTGCACGTTACAACAGAAACAGCAAACTTGATGATAACATTAAAAGAAGGTGGAGCAAATGTTTATCTAACAGCATCTAACCCACTTTCTACACAAGATGACGTAGCAGCAGCACTTGTAAAATACTTTGAAATACCAGTTTTTGCAATACATGGAGAAGATAGAGACACATATTACAGCCATTTAAACGCAGTTCTTGACAGAAAACCAAACATAATCATGGACGATGGAGCTGATTTAATATCACTGCTACATAAAGAAAGGCAAGATTTAATTGAGAATGTATACGGCGGCACAGAAGAAACTACAACCGGAGTGATCAGATTAAAAGCTATGGCAAAAGATGGAGTGTTAGGGTTTCCAGTTATTGCTGTAAACGAAGCATACACAAAACATCTTTTTGATAACAGATATGGAACAGGACAATCAACGATAGATGGAATTTTAAGAGCAACAAACAGGCTTATAGCCGGGTCAAAATTTGTTGTTGCTGGTTACGGCTGGTGTGGTAAAGGCGTTGCAATGAGAGCAAGAGGGATGGGTGCAGATGTTATCGTAACAGAAGTTGACCCATTAAAAGCTCTTGAAGCAGTAATGGATGGCTTTAGAGTTATGCCAATGGAAGAAGCAGCAAAAATTGGAGACTTTTTTGTAACTGTAACAGGAAATATAAATGTTATAGATAAGCATCATTTAGAAGTTATGAAAGATGGAGCCATTGTAAGTAATTCTGGACACTTTGATGTTGAAATAAACTTAAAAGCTCTTGAAGAAATGGCAGTTGCAACAAGAGAAATAAGAGATAATGTTAAAGAATATACGCTAAAAGATGGAAGAAACATATATGTATTGGCTGAAGGAAGACTTGTAAACCTTGCAGCAGCAGAAGGACACCCGGCACAAGTAATGGATATGTCTTTTGCAAACCAGGCTTTATCTGCTGAATATGTCTATAAAAATGCAGATAAACTTGAAAAAACAGTATACAAAGTTCCTGATGAGCTGGATTTTGAAGTTGCAAGATTAAAACTAAGTGCAATGGGAATAAAAATAGATACACTTACAGAAAAACAAAGAGAGTATTTATCAAGCTGGCAACATGGTACATAAAAAACTATTTAAGGAGGCAGACATGACAAGAGAAGAAGCAATCAAAAAATTATTAGAGACAGATAAAGAATTTAAGCACATGTATGAAGAGCATCAAGAATTAGAATGGAAAGTTCAAAAGCTTGAAAAACATTTTCCACCAGACCCAGAAATTGAAGCCGAAGAAGAAAGATTAAAAAGAAGAAAGCTTTATTTAAAGGATATGATGGAGTTAAAAATTAAAGAATTCTTATCAAAAACCCAAGGATAACCCTCATACAACGGCAAGCCTTAGAGCTTGCCTTTCTATAAATTTAATCTCAAG harbors:
- the ahcY gene encoding adenosylhomocysteinase; translated protein: MEYHIKDINLADKGLLRIQWAEKDMPVLRQIRERFSKEKPLKGLTIGACLHVTTETANLMITLKEGGANVYLTASNPLSTQDDVAAALVKYFEIPVFAIHGEDRDTYYSHLNAVLDRKPNIIMDDGADLISLLHKERQDLIENVYGGTEETTTGVIRLKAMAKDGVLGFPVIAVNEAYTKHLFDNRYGTGQSTIDGILRATNRLIAGSKFVVAGYGWCGKGVAMRARGMGADVIVTEVDPLKALEAVMDGFRVMPMEEAAKIGDFFVTVTGNINVIDKHHLEVMKDGAIVSNSGHFDVEINLKALEEMAVATREIRDNVKEYTLKDGRNIYVLAEGRLVNLAAAEGHPAQVMDMSFANQALSAEYVYKNADKLEKTVYKVPDELDFEVARLKLSAMGIKIDTLTEKQREYLSSWQHGT
- a CDS encoding YdcH family protein; the protein is MTREEAIKKLLETDKEFKHMYEEHQELEWKVQKLEKHFPPDPEIEAEEERLKRRKLYLKDMMELKIKEFLSKTQG